Proteins encoded within one genomic window of Hermetia illucens chromosome 2, iHerIll2.2.curated.20191125, whole genome shotgun sequence:
- the LOC119648673 gene encoding extensin-like, producing the protein MKFLVILGLLAVASADVSHLLASNGYLPPRNQYLPPSLPDQGTYSIPPPSYQPPTKVITPEPAPVPTYGVPAQTSGPAIGITDAGAQFTGQFSSTGFATGSSSQYLAPAPTPTISSVSQQIFTPAVQPTYIPPVQQTYRQPYSYSQPIRPQPFVPAVQPTYFPPAPQTPTISIDVQPTYTGPITSQGSYSSPAPAPVTTPFATFSGPQTVNLIPEPAPAHSFGADGYHYRNPNQL; encoded by the exons ATG AAATTTCTCGTAATTTTGGGATTACTAGCCGTCGCATCAGCCGATGTTTCACACCTATTAGCTTCCAATGGTTACCTGCCACCAAGAAATCAATACTTGCCACCTTCATTGCCAGATCAAGGAACATACAGTATTCCACCGCCTTCATACCAGCCCCCAACAAAAGTAATAACTCCAGAACCAGCTCCTGTGCCAACCTATGGAGTTCCCGCTCAAACTTCAGGCCCTGCCATTGGAATAACAGACGCAGGAGCCCAATTTACAGGGCAGTTTTCCTCTACAGGATTTGCGACCGGTTCCTCGTCACAATACTTGGCACCAGCTCCAACACCAACCATTTCAAGCGTGAGCCAACAAATCTTCACCCCTGCCGTCCAGCCAACATATATACCACCAGTTCAGCAGACTTACCGACAACCGTACTCATATTCGCAACCAATTCGTCCACAACCGTTTGTACCCGCTGTTCAGCCAACATATTTCCCGCCTGCTCCCCAAACACCAACTATTAGCATCGATGTTCAACCAACTTACACTGGTCCCATCACTTCGCAGGGATCTTACTCATCGCCCGCACCGGCTCCTGTGACCACTCCTTTCGCAACTTTTTCGGGTCCCCAGACCGTCAATCTAATTCCGGAACCCGCTCCAGCACACTCCTTTGGGGCTGACGGGTATCATTACCGGAATCCAAACCAACTTTAG